A window of the Oncorhynchus kisutch isolate 150728-3 linkage group LG12, Okis_V2, whole genome shotgun sequence genome harbors these coding sequences:
- the LOC109900926 gene encoding leucine-rich repeat transmembrane protein FLRT2-like: MEFQVRLWNKNWGSFLRFWLTVLLSLNLHFSRPAASCPEECRCDKTFVYCNERSLTSVPLGVTEGYKILYLHNNQINNAGFPWELHNVASVETVFLYGNQLDEFPLNLPKNIRVLHLQENNIQTISRAALAQLPRLEELHLDDNSISTVGVEEGAFREAVSLKLLFLTKNHLSSVPIGLPEDLKELRLDENRIAIIAEEAFQNVTRLQRLLLDGNLLTDEGVAPGTFQELSTLRELALARNSLTFPPPLLPTQSLVKLSLQDNQMDHIPVMAFSDLQRLERLDISNNQLQTLTQGVFDGLISLRQLTVRNNPWRCDCTVKWVVVWLKSLPGSINVRGFMCQSPERVRGMAIRELTLDAIQCSGGTDLQPDLWPTLRSTPPHPQLPTTASTTFLTTAMTTSIPISTSSSYLTSPSLPPALPPHPAGPLPPYEDPLQISFHVVNASCIDVSWASYFTVTAYKVTWVKMGKSLMSDVSRERTLSGDRRKLSLTNLEPKSVYRICVYVLDTLNSYRPGEDTICSEARTKSASSNSNNNKATGSEQAQQDTHSTLLLAGVIGGAVLVVLVILLSLFCWHMHKKSRSESSKWKYNRGRRKDDYCEAGTKKDNSILEMTETSFQIVSLNNEQLLKGDFRIQPIYTPNGGIGFRDCHLSDNSLAYCKSSNVPSTEFCHT; encoded by the coding sequence ATGGAGTTTCAGGTCAGGCTGTGGAATAAAAATTGGGGTTCATTTCTGCGTTTCTGGTTGACAGTCCTCCTGAGCCTCAACTTGCACTTCAGCCGCCCCGCAGCCTCGTGCCCGGAGGAGTGCCGCTGCGACAAAACATTTGTTTACTGCAACGAGCGGAGCCTGACATCGGTACCTCTGGGGGTGACAGAGGGCTACAAGATCCTCTACCTCCACAACAACCAGATCAACAACGCTGGGTTCCCATGGGAACTACACAATGTGGCCTCCGTGGAGACGGTGTTTCTCTACGGCAACCAGCTGGATGAGTTTCCTCTCAATCTGCCCAAGAACATCCGGGTGCTCCACCTGCAGGAGAACAACATCCAGACCATCTCCAGGGCTGCCTTGGCCCAGCTTCCCCGCCTAGAGGAGCTCCACCTGGATGATAACTCCATCTCTACcgtgggggtggaggagggggcgTTCCGGGAGGCCGTCAGCCTCAAGCTGCTCTTCCTCACCAAGAACCACCTGAGCAGTGTCCCCATTGGTCTTCCGGAGGACCTCAAGGAGCTGCGATTGGACGAGAACCGCATCGCCATCATCGCTGAGGAAGCGTTTCAGAACGTGACGCGGCTCCAACGCCTATTGCTGGATGGGAACTTGTTGACGGACGAAGGCGTGGCCCCGGGGACGTTCCAGGAGCTGTCCACCCTCCGGGAGCTGGCGCTGGCTCGTAACTCTCTGACgttccccccacccctcctcccgacCCAGTCCCTGGTCAAGCTCAGCCTGCAGGATAATCAGATGGACCATATTCCAGTGATGGCCTTCTCCGACCTTCAGAGGCTCGAGAGACTGGATATATCCAACAACCAGTTGCAGACACTGACACAGGGGGTCTTTGACGGCCTCATCAGCCTCAGACAGCTCACCGTTCGGAACAATCCGTGGCGCTGTGACTGCACTGTCAAATGGGTGGTGGTGTGGCTCAAGTCACTGCCAGGCTCCATCAACGTGCGCGGGTTCATGTGCCAGAGCCCCGAGAGGGTGCGCGGCATGGCAATCAGAGAACTCACCCTGGATGCTATCCAGTGCTCAGGCGGGACAGACCTCCAGCCTGACCTTTGGCCCACCCTGCGCTCTACGCCCCCACACCCCCAACTCCCCACCACCGCCTCCACCACCTTCCTTACCACCGCCATGACCACTTCCATCCCCatctccacatcctcctcttACCTCACATCGCCCTCCCTTCCCCCTGCCCTGCCTCCCCACCCCGCTGGACCCCTGCCCCCTTACGAGGATCCCCTACAGATATCCTTCCACGTGGTCAACGCCTCCTGCATCGATGTGAGCTGGGCTTCCTACTTCACCGTTACGGCCTACAAGGTGACCTGGGTCAAGATGGGCAAGAGCCTAATGAGCGACGTCAGCCGCGAGAGGACGCTGAGTGGGGACAGGCGGAAGCTAAGCTTGACCAACCTGGAGCCCAAGTCAGTGTACCGgatctgtgtgtatgtactggACACCCTCAACTCCTACCGCCCAGGTGAGGATACAATATGCTCAGAGGCCAGGACCAAGTCCGCCTCATCCAACTCCAATAACAACAAGGCCACAGGGTCAGAGCAAGCCCAACAGGACACCCACTCCACCCTCCTTTTGGCCGGGGTGATCGGTGGGGCCGTCCTGGTCGTCCTGGTAATACTGCTGAGCCTGTTTTGTTGGCACATGCACAAGAAGAGCCGCTCGGAGTCGTCCAAGTGGAAATACAACCGGGGCAGGAGAAAAGACGACTACTGCGAGGCAGGTACCAAAAAGGATAACTCTATACTGGAAATGACTGAGACCAGCTTTCAGATAGTCTCGCTGAACAATGAGCAACTTTTGAAAGGGGATTTCAGGATTCAGCCCATCTACACAC